The genomic segment CCTGAACGACCTGACTTCCCAGGAATCCAGCACCCTACCCTCCCTCTCCGCCCTGGACGCCCTGCAAAAAACCCAGGAAAACCGATGGCTGGAAGCCACCCGGGATACCCAGGTAGAGAAGCAGGAGCAAAAAGATTACGAATCGCGAATGCTGGCGCTGCGCAACTATCTCAGCGCCGTTCGCAGGTTTACCCAGGCCAGGGACGCTCTTTCTGAGCTGACACAGGTAGCAGGTACTGAAGAGGCTGACGATGGCCATCGTCAGAAAGCTCTGGAGCTGCTGAAAGAAATTGAGTGGCCATCCGACTTCCCCCAGCCAGCTGAGCTTGCGCCGGTTCGCAAACTGGCGGGCAAACCACGGCCAGCGCAACCGGCCGGCGGCAACCGGGACAAGCAGAAAGCCGTCGCCGAGGCGCTGCATGACACGCTGCCAAAGCTGGAGGCCGCCCTTGAGGCCAAGCAGTTCAAAGAGTCGAAACAATTACTCAAGCTCGCCCAGAACCAGTTCCAGCAATTGGACGATCGCCAGCGCAAACACCTTCAGGCTCGAATGCAACTGCTCACCGGCCAGTTTCGGGAGCTGAGCGACTGGCAAGGGTTTGCCACGGAACCCAAGCAACTCGCCCTTTGCGAGCAAATGGAGCATCTGGCGGATCAGCCTATTGAACCGGAAGCCAAGGCCGAGCGAATCAAAGCCTTACAAAACGAGTGGCGTGAACTGGGCGGTTCATCCGATCGTTCCCTATGGAGCCGTTTCAAGGCGGCATCCGACGCAGCCTACGAGCCCTGCAAAGCTTACTTTGAAGCAAAATCCGACCTGAAACAGGCCAACTTGCACACGCGGGAAGCGATCTGTGTCCAGCTGGAGCACTTCCTGGCCAATGCCGACTGGTCGACCATCGACTGGAAGGCGGCAGAGCGCATTCACCAAACTGCCCGCCAGGAATGGAAAAGCGCCTGGCCGGTGGATTTCAAGGACAACCGCCAGGTACAAAAGCGTTTCGACGAGCTTCTCAAACAGCTGGAGCGCCCCCTTGACGAGGAACGCCTGAAGAACGAAGCCCTGAAACAGGCCATTGTTGACCGCGCAAGGGCACTGATCGAGCACGAACCCCTGCAGGAAGCCATGGAGCAGGCGAAGGCACTGCAAACCGAATGGAAAGCCATCGGCATTACCCGTCACCGGGAAGATCGCAAAATGTGGCAGGCATTCCGCAAAGCCTGTGACCAGATTTTCGCGCGCCGGGATGCCCAGCGTTCAGCGCGCCAGCAGGCGACAGAAGAGGCGGACCAGGCCGCACAGGCCGTGCTGGCCCAATACCAACACCTAAACGCAGAAGCCGATGACGCCGTGCTGAGTGAAGCCCGGGGTGCGGTAAAGCAGATTGCCGGCGGCGCGCTTTCGGGCGAGGTTAAAGACCGGGTTCAACAGCTGCGGCAACGGCTGGACAGGATTACCCAGGCCAGAGCAATGGCCAATACCCTCGAGTCCTGGAAAACGCTGATCACCGACAAGGCCCAGGGACGCCTGGCCGACGATGCCCTGCCGTCCCATTGGGCCAAATTGAGCAACGGGACCGACCGATTAGCTGGCAAAGATCTGGCCATACGGGCCGAAATTCTGGCGGGCGCACCCACTCCGGAACAGGACCAGCAGCGCCGGATGGAAATTCAGGTTCAGAGGCTGGCCGAGGGGCTCGGTAATGGCGAGACCGAAACGCCCCTCAAAGAACTGGAAAGACTGGTGGCCCTATGGTGCAGCCAGCCTGGCGGCGATGATGTAACGCCGGAAAATGCCGACCGTCTGAACCGGGCGCTGGACGCCATG from the Marinobacter sp. LQ44 genome contains:
- a CDS encoding DUF349 domain-containing protein — encoded protein: MAAFIQKLFKSRKANPATAPRKPEKSEPSQPSQEETRQLLKEQQEQQLDSNPDQALLATLAIDGLTAAIRLEAAAALTDEHQLQQVQKQAKGRDKSVYQTVKQALQGLKEQQAAEAAVRQRIQTLIGQAEDQAASEDLKLYQARLEALQDSWSEVQANATAEQSQQFLEAVHRCRERLKQMAQARQEQARHQEQAIQRSETLALLEQTLNDLTSQESSTLPSLSALDALQKTQENRWLEATRDTQVEKQEQKDYESRMLALRNYLSAVRRFTQARDALSELTQVAGTEEADDGHRQKALELLKEIEWPSDFPQPAELAPVRKLAGKPRPAQPAGGNRDKQKAVAEALHDTLPKLEAALEAKQFKESKQLLKLAQNQFQQLDDRQRKHLQARMQLLTGQFRELSDWQGFATEPKQLALCEQMEHLADQPIEPEAKAERIKALQNEWRELGGSSDRSLWSRFKAASDAAYEPCKAYFEAKSDLKQANLHTREAICVQLEHFLANADWSTIDWKAAERIHQTARQEWKSAWPVDFKDNRQVQKRFDELLKQLERPLDEERLKNEALKQAIVDRARALIEHEPLQEAMEQAKALQTEWKAIGITRHREDRKMWQAFRKACDQIFARRDAQRSARQQATEEADQAAQAVLAQYQHLNAEADDAVLSEARGAVKQIAGGALSGEVKDRVQQLRQRLDRITQARAMANTLESWKTLITDKAQGRLADDALPSHWAKLSNGTDRLAGKDLAIRAEILAGAPTPEQDQQRRMEIQVQRLAEGLGNGETETPLKELERLVALWCSQPGGDDVTPENADRLNRALDAMLASD